TCATCTGTTCAAATTTCAATTCCGGCCAGTTATTCATCATGATCAGTTTTAAATCAGCACCTTATTAAAGGTACACAACTCTGCGCAATTTGTGGTAACCAAATTACCGGTTTGAGGACTGGACCATCCATATTCGTAAAAACTGGAGGATTAAAACCAGCCGGAAATAAACAAATTTTGCCGGATATAATTCCGCCGGACGGGATTGAAAATTAAATCAGAACAGATGAAAGCAGCAGTTTGGGATACCTATGTAAAAAAGAAAAATGGTGAGATCATGCACTTTGATATTATTGCACCAGACCATATTAACGATACAGCCTTAATTTTCCGGTATGGAAAAGATTACCTGGAAACCAAAGGTGAGCGGGGACAGGAACTATCAACAAAAGAATGTAAGTTCTGTCATATAGAAAATTTAGCTCCGGCACAGGAAGAACTGATTAAAAGAGATGGCTTTTTCATTATTGAAATGGAAGGCTGCAACCCTTAAAAAAATACAGCTATGCAGGAAATCATTGAAAATAATCTTAAAATCATTCATCACAGAATAGAAAGGGCCTGTTTAAAGGCCGGAAGAAATCCTGCAGAAGTTAAACTGCTGCTGGCTACTAAAACCGTACCTGCAGACCGGATCAGAGTCGCTTTGCAGGCCGGAGAAATATTGATTGCAGAGAACAAGGTTCAGGAGCTGAAAGAAAAATATGAAGATTTAAAGGATATACCTCATCAGGCCCATTTTATTGGCCACCTGCAGACGAATAAAATTAAAGACGTGCTGAAATATGTCTCTTGTATACAGTCGGTAGACCGCATAGAGCTGGTACAACAGCTCGATAAACGGTTACTCGCAGAAGGCAGGACACTGGATATCCTGGTACAGGTAAATACATCTTATGAAGAGAGTAAGTTTGGCTTATCTCCTGATCAGGCTATGGCTTTTATCAAAGAAACAGCCAGATATGATACCCTGCGGATTAAAGGGCTGATGACCATTGGTTTGTTTGATGCTGAGGCAGAAAAGGTAAGACCATCTTTCCGGTTATTACGTACCTTGCTGGAACAGATCAGACAGGAAAATATCCTGCATGAAGAAAAACCGGAACTCTCGATGGGGATGAGTGGAGACCTGGAAACAGCCATTGAAGAAGGTGCGACCATTGTACGGATAGGAACAGCTGTTTTCGGGGCCAGAATGTATCCTGATAGTTATTACTGGAACGAAAGCTGAAAACAAAAAATATGAGAGTACACTATTTTCAACATGTAGCATTTGAAGGACTGGGTTGTATAGAAACCTGGTTGCTTGAACATGGCCATACAATAACTGTTACCCGGTTCTATCAGGAGGATCCTGTTTTGCCTGATCTGAACCAAATTGATGCCCTGATCATTTTAGGAGGGCCAATGTGTGTTTATGACGATTATAAATACCCCTGGCTTCAGACCGAGAAAGCCTTTATTGAGGATGCAATAACAGAGAAGAAAAAAGTACTGGGAATTTGTCTGGGTGCCCAGCTGATTGCTATAGCTATGGGCACCTTTGTTAATACTGCACCCCGGAAAGAAATCGGCTGGTACCCGGTTTATCCGGTCAGAGAAGGTATTTCGTGGATAGCTGATCTTTTTACAGACAGGCCAGTCGTTTTTCACTGGCATGGTGATCAGTTTGAAGTACCCTATGGAGGTTTAAATCTACTCCGGTCTGAAGGAAATCAGAACCAGGCCTTTTCTTATCAGGATCATGTCCTGGCTTTACAGTTTCACGCTGAAGTTACTGCTGCTGCGGTAACCGCTATGCTTACACATGGCACTGAAGAGCTGATACCTGTGCCATTCGTGCAGGCTGAACTAGAAATTCTGGATGGTTTTGAACACCTGGATCAGGCAAATGAACTGATGTACGCTATTTTGAGAAATTTTATATAATTATTTCCTTGTACCAAATAACTGGGTCCAGTAATAATTGTTTCCCGCAGTACGTGCTGCGCCCATTTCTTTAACACCGGCACTCATGATAGCTTTGCAATGTCCCTGTGTACTGTTTATCCATGAATTGAATACATCAGTTTCTGTACGCTGACCTTTGGCAATATTTTCAGCATAGCCCGACCAGAGATACCCTGCTGCAGTCATTCTGTCTCCCGGATTTTTACCTTCCTTGTCCACATGATCAAAATAGTTTTTGCTTTCCATGTCATCAGCATGTGCTTTAGCGATCATTGCCAGTTCATTATTCCAGCTGACCAGCGGGACAGGCGGCATGCTGGTTATTCCGCCTCCCTGTTCTTTGCAGTCGCAGCCTTTGGTCCTGACGTCATTGACCAGTTTTAATAAAAGATTATTGTCCAGATTGGTTGCAGTGTTGTTTTTTTCTGCAGGTGACAGCGCTGGAACATCACCGGGAGTTTCTTTTGATTTTGTACAGGATACGGAAGTAACGCAGCAAATTAAAATTATAAAAAGGATGTTTCTCATTTTGGTATTTGTTTTCTGTCCTGTTTAAAACTGGTATACAGGTAAATGGAGACCGTTATGGAGCTGATTTTCTTCCGGCGTTTCTCCAAACTAACAGAACGGTTTTTTTGGTGATTTGTTTTGTATACAATTGATTCTTATACAAGAAGGTTTTACCGGTTTATCTTTTATGCGTGATCAGAGACGGTATAGGGGAGGGATAAAAAGATGAAGGCTGTATCTGATCCGTCCGGAGTAAATACAGCCTTAATTTATCTGTTTTAAGAGGGAAACAGATTAGATATTCGGGAACATTGATTGTGCTTTTTCACCAATCAGAGGGATTTCTTTTTTAGTTCCCTGAATTGCACCAATCAGACCGATAATCCATAAAATAAACAGCACTAAGGATACAATATTAAATATTGTATAAATAATTTCTGAAGGAGTTATCTGAAGGATTATACGTTGTACAACCTGCAGGACAAAGCCAGCAATATAAAGCAATAGTGTTTGTCTTAAATGGAAACTGCCCAGTTCGGTTTTTTTATCTTTATGCATAGCGAAATAGGCAATCAGCCAACCAATAATTGTAAGATAGCTGATAATTGCTACCGTTTTTCCATCATCTGTTTTTGTTACGTTAAAGTTGTTTTCCATATGTTGTATTTGTTATTTTATTTAGAATAGCCTATACAAGGAAAATCTATCTGTTATTGAATTTTCAGATATTTTTTTGATTGAGTAAGCGTTCAGACAATTTAATGACAAAAACTATGCCTCATAATTGCATTTAATATTATTGATTGTGAATGTTCTCCGTATTTTTAGACTCTATTGATGATAAATACCTATTTTCGTTTTCGTAAAAGCAATAAATTCAGGCAGGTACTGATCAAAAATATTTTAATATAACCCTAAAAGATGTCAATCAGAAAGAATTTGTTAGTCCTGTTATTCTTCCTGACCGGAATTTGTTATGGACAGGAGAAAACAGCAGGTGTTTTAGAAAATGATCAGTTCAGCTATACTGGATTCATTAATCAAAAGATCCCGGTAACGCTGGACCTGACTATCCTGGGGGATTATACGGTGACCGGAAAGATCAGCTATCTGAATACAAAACCAGCCTTACCTATCAGTATTATTGGCACCTATAATCAGAGCGAAAGTGTTTTTACTTTAGCCGAGTATGAAAAAAGCGGAAATATAAGTGGTCTTATCCGCGCTACACTTAAAAATCTGCTTATAGAGGGAGAATGGGGCTCCACTAAATCGGATGCCAGTTATCCTTTGAGCCTGACTTTCAAAGCTCATCATAGCATTAAGCCACAGGTTCCTGCGTCTCAGCATATAGAAGGAGAATATGCTTATCATTATGGCGAGACCGGATATGATGGTGTAATTAAAATTACCAGAGAAAAAAACGGGACTTATGCCTATGCTATTGGTACAGTTACCGGAGATAAAACCAGAGATCTGGCCAATGCCAGCGGAAGCGGTCTTGCATTGCAGAACAATCAGCTGATGATTGAGGTTAATCCATCATGCCGGTTCAGCGTGACTTTCTATGATGGATTTCTGAAAATTGCTTCATTGAATAAAGATGCTGACAGCTGCGGATTTACAGGCGCGAACGCAACTCTGCGGGGTGTCTATCTGAAAATCAGATGATAAACCCTTACTGACAGATCTGTAATATCTTCCTGATACTTCTTTTTTTACAATAGTAGCGCTTTTGCAGAGGCTGTTAGTGTAAGTTTTTTTTATTTTATCCTCCTTAAAATATGGTTTAGGTAGATTATGTGATTTTTTCACGTAAAATAATTCTTTGGAGTATTACACATATATGTGGTTATTCTATTTTTGGACTGATGATTTTAACGCGCCTCAATTCTGTTCTACCAAACAGAAAGCAATAAAAATTTATTACTAACCAATTCAAGTAGCGAGGCCAATTAACCCTAAACTAAAACCATTTACCCATGAAAACTAAATTTTGTCTAAGTCTTGTAGCCCTACTTTTAGGGATTACTGTATTTATTAGCTGTAAAAAAAATAGCAAGTCAGATGCTCCATCAACTGAGCAATCATCTAATTTAACTAAGGAAGAGCAGAGTGCTATAGTTAAAGCTGGTTTATCGCCAGTAGGAGCCGTTAAGAGAAATGGCGGTTATCTGATTGAAGGTGATATTTTTCTGACTCAGGAAGATCTTACTGCACAGCAGAATTATATTAATGAATTGAAAACGGGCTTAAAAACTGAACAGTACCGTTCTACTAATATTGTAACCGGTTTACCTAAGGTTATTAATGTGAAAGTTGACGCAGGAGAGTCTCAGACTGTCTTTACTGATGCGACTACAGAAGCAGTTAAGCGTTATAATGATCTTGGACTACAGCTTACCTTTAAGCTTTTGGATGCACAATCTACAGCAACTGCGGATATTGTAATCAACGGTGAAGATCTGGGTACTATTACACAAGGTGGCAAAGTATATGATGTACTGGGGCAATCTGCCGGATTCCCTAAAAATGGTAAACCAGCTACTCCGATTAAATTGAGCAATACTTATTATAACAAAGATTATAAAGAAAATGCATTGCTGGCTACTGTAATTGCTCATGAAATCGGGCATGCAATAGGATTCAGACATACTGATTATGCAAACAGAAATTATAGCTGTGATAAAGATGCATATGATAATGGTGATGTGTGGGCTGAGAAAAAAGGTCTTGATGGCGCTGTTCTTATTCCAGGCACTCCAAAAGGCGCTGATCCGGATTCATGGATGCTGGCTTGTGCCGGTTCTTCAAGCCGTCCGTTCACTGCAAATGATATCATTGCATTAAAAGCACTTTATCCAGTAGTTAAAAAATAATTAAAATGTGATTAATTGGCCCGGAAAGCCGTCTCATAACGAGTTATGAGACGGCTTTTTGCTGTTAATAAGGGATGAAGTTATTGTTACCCTTTAGCTGCGTATATATTTTAATTGCTGCGAATACGTTATTTTAGAATTATAATCATACCAGAATGGAAAACCAAATCTTATCTGATTTATCAGAAAAAACAAAGGATCTGCTTTATTTCAGTGAATCTGAAGCACCGGTGGTTGTTGCAGACCTTGGGCAGCTCCCAAAAGATCAGCTGAATGCTAAACTCATTGAATTAAACAGTGAAAATCCCGGTACGCTGAAAACAATCGATCATAATGAATTCTTTGATTATCTGGTTAAAAGAGCAGATCCCGGAGATAGTTATATGGTAGATAATGCGAATAAATTTACAGCGCTCCATACCTATCTGAAAGATAACTTTTCAGCTATACAGGTGAGCAGAATTGAAGGAGGGACTACAGTGCCGATTATCATTACGGCATATCGTCCGGATAGCAGTTGTGTTGCTTTATCTACTTATGCTATCGAAACCTAAGCGATATAAAATCTGAAAAGGCCGTTCTTTTACCAGGAAGAATGGCCTTTTTTTATTATAAAGGAATAGAAAGCAGAGGGATGTCCAGTCCTGAAGCCATCACACGTGTTTTGCTGCGGTGAATTATATTGGCCCAGAAACCATATTTCTTTGGAACCATAATCAGCAGATCGGCCTGGAATTCTTTAATTTCTTTTTCTATTTCCCTGATCACCATCACTGATTTAACGTTTTTATAATAATAGGTAATTCCGTCTAATCCGTCATCGAGCGTATTGACTACAGAGGAGTGGGTATCTTCAGATCTTAATACTTCCAGTCTCTGGTCCACATTAAACACTTCTACCTGCGCATCCAGATCCACTGCTACTTCTTTGATACGTGCAAGTGCTTTTTTTGATAAGCCACGTAATACATCGCAGGCGAAAAGTACTTTTTTCGTGCCTTCAAATTTTGCATGCAGTGGAACTGCCAGTACCGGGAGTTTCAGATTTTTAATGGCAAAAGAAGTGGTATTGCCCCAAAGATCCTGTTCCAGCGTTTTCTGTGTCATGCCCAGAACAACAAGTTCAGCTTCGTATTTACTGATTACTTCTTTCAGTTCATCTTCAATAAATGAAAAGGCAGATTCATGACCAACTTCAATTCCGTATTCATAGGAAAGCGCAAAAGACCGTTCCAGCAAACGGATTTCGTTTTCAATCATCAGCGTCTGGATACTCGAAGCAGGCAATAAGGTATTAGCCGCATGAAACGGAATTTCAAAGGAATTAAACAGAATCAGCTTTGCATTTTTATGTTTTGCAATTGCAGCAGCATATTCGACTGCATTTTCTGCCAGTACGGAAAAATCGGTTGCAGCAATTATGGTCATCATCTGGTTTCAGTTTTTCCTAATTTAATCAGATGTTTTAATATAATATGCGCTAAAAGGCACGGGAAAATAATTTGACAATAAAACGAAAATCCCCGTATTTAACGTTTAAGGGTGTCAGAGATCGGAGTTGGTATAGGGTTGGTATACCCCCGGGGTATACCAACCCTATACCAACTCCGATCTCTGACCTTTCTTTTGGTTTGCACGGAATTTCGGCTGATTATTTATAATGAGATTAATATCGTATCTTGATTAGAAATAAATGGTTGTTTAATTAAAATTTATAATCATGGCAATATTAGAACCGAATTTAAACAGGGGATTTATAGGGAAAGTTGGTAATACAGTTACTTATGTGCTCAACGGACAGGTAGTTAAAAGAACAATAGGTCTGTGTTTAAAAGAGCCTACGATTAATCAGCTTGCTGTAAGACAGCAAACCAGGATTATAGCTGAATTTTTAAATCCGGTTAAAGAATATATCAATACCGGCTTTGAACTGGTAGCCCTGAATACGATTAAAAATCAGCATAATCTTGCCGCTTCGTATAACAGGTTAAACGCAATTACCGGGACATATCCTGATCAGCACATTGATTTTTCCAGAGTTTTGTTCAGCAGGGGGAAATTACCTGTTACGCGTAACATTAACGTAAAGCTCACTGGTAACAGGTTGGATTTTAAATGGGACGCGACCTGCATGACAGAAAAGATGAAAAGTAGTGACAGAGTGATGTTACTGGCTTATTTACCAGATCAGAAATATGCAGTTTATCTTGCAGGTGGTGAAGAGCGGCTGGAAGGAGCAGGACATTTAATTATTCCGGGTTATGTAAAAGGAATGCTGCTGGAGACTTATGTCTCATTCATTGCTGCGGATCGTAAAAGTATTTCTGATAGTGTTTATACCGGCCAGATTTTTTAATAGCCGGAATCACAGAATTTCAAATCATGTTTTGTCTGAAAGCGTAATAGCCTTCCTGGTTTACAGGAAGGCTATTACGCTTTTTGTTAATGCTTAAACCCTGAGCGTTAAACGGAATTCAGAATAATATTTTATTTATATAATTAAAGGCGATACTTTAAACTATAATTTTTATATAAAACAACTGTTTATTCTTAGAATCGTTATTGATAAATACGTTTTAGCTTGTAATATTTTGATTACAATAGAAAGAATAATAAATTAGGTTTGATTAACTAGCTGTGCAATAACAATCTATGAAAAAACCTAAAACTATGAAAAGAAAGAATCTTTTAGCTCTTGTCCTAACCGGAGCTTTGGCAGTATCAATGTTTGCCTGTAAGAAAAAAGACGCTGCAGAAACCACAAACAAGGATGAAATCTCTAAAACAACCCTATCACAAATTTCAGCAATGGGATTTAGTACTGAAAACGCCCGTAAGGTAGATGGTGGTTATTTGGTAGAAGGGGATATTGTATTAACTGACGATAATTTAGCTAAAAAATCAAACACACCAAACTTAAATATTGCTGAAACTGAGCAATACAGAACTACAAATTTAGTAAAGAATCTGCCAAGAGCGATCACTATCTCAGTTACCAATTTACCACAGGTTTACAGTGATGCTGTTGATCTGATGATAACCAGATATAATGCGCAGGGATTAGGTTTGACTTTCCAGAGAGCAAACACCGGAACAGTTGGAGATATTGATGTTTTTGGCTTTAATGAAGGACCAAGCGGCGGATATATTACTCTTGGATCATCGGGATTCCCTACTGCTGCCGGTGATCCTTTCAACCAGGTCAAAATGAATACCAATGCGGCAGCATATGGTGCTAACCCTAATTTATTGTATGTAGCATCAGTGTTACAGCATGAAGTAGGTCACTGTATCGGATTCCGTCATACAGATTATATGAATCGTGCTTATAGCTGCGGTGGAAAAAGAGCCAATGAAGGAACTGCCGGAGTTGGTGCTGTACTTATTCCAGGCACTCCATCTAAAGCAGATGCTGAATCATTTATGCTGGCATGTTCTAATGGCGGCGACAGAACATTTAATGCGAATGACCTTATCGCGCTAAAATATTTGTATAAATAATATCTATCCTATTAACTAAATATTGATTGTTTATTGTGCACCAGGAAGATCAGCTGAATGATATATTTCAGTTTCTACGATGAACCAGAAACCCTCTGATAAGAAATCAGGGGGCTTTCTTATTAAAAGGAAAAATCTTGTTTACCCTTTTTTGCATAGTTAAAAAATAATTCTCTACATTTGAATCATCAGATGATATGATGAATACGACAAATCTAATTTCCCGTAAATCCCTGGCCGATGAAGTAGCTGAAAAAATTCAGCAGCAGATCGCCTTTGGCACTTATAAAGTTGATGAAAAACTGCCTATAGAACCTGAACTGATGCAGGCTTTTGGAGTTGGCCGTTCTACGATCAGAGAAGCCATTAAAATCTTAACCAACTGTGGATTATTAAGAGTTCAGCAGGGGATAGGTACTTTTGTAGAGAATGCTACAGGAATTAAAGAACCTTTATCTCAGCGTTTAAAACGTGCCGATACCAAAGATCTGGACGAAGTGAGACAATTGCTGGAAATGAAGATCGCAGAAAAAGCAGCGTTGAACAGAACAAAGGCCGACCTGGTTAAAATACAAGAATGGTTTAAGAAAAGAGATAAGGCTGCGAAGCATGATTTACTGGAGGAGTGTATAGATGCCGATATCCAGTTTCACATCGCTATTGCAGAGGCATCGGGTAACGAAATTCTCATCGACCTGTATAAATCAGTAGCTATTCATTTAAGAAACTGGTTTCTGGAAGTCTATAAAGATACAAAACCTTTCAAAGAAACCAGTCATCAGCACAAACAGCTGCTCAAAAGTATTGAGGCTGGTGATGCAAAAAAAGCATGGAATAACTCTGCTAAAATTCTTGGACATATTTCTCAGTAACGACGCCACCGTCAGGATGGCTTTTTTTATAAATTATGGAAACTAATACCGCTTCAATCGATTCCGCTACAACAAAAGGTATCATTCAGAAAACGATTTACCCGATACTTTTTACAATCAGCTTTACGCATTTACTAAATGATATGCTGCAGGCTGTGATCCCTGCTGTCTATCCTTTGTTTAAAACTGAGTTTAATCTTTCATTTTCCCAGATTGGCCTGATCACACTGACCTATCAGCTTACGGCTTCATTGCTGCAGCCCTTTGTCGGGCACTTTTCTGATAAAAAGCCAAAGCCATATTCACTGGCTGTAGGCATGGGTTTTACGCTGATTGGTTTATTATTTGTTGCTATGGCATCGAGTTTTGGCGCAATTCTGATTTCTGTAGGTTTTATAGGGATAGGCTCTTCAATTTTTCATCCTGAAGCTTCAAGAGTGGCTCACCTGGCCTCTGGTGGAAAAAAAGGACTGGCGCAATCTATATTTCAGCTGGGTGGAAATGCCGGCAGTGCAATCGGGCCCCTACTGGCAGCATTAATTGTGATTCCTTACGGACAGTTTTATCTGATCTGGTTCGGAATTGCCGCTGTACTGGGGATATTGATTCTTATACAAATCGGAAAATGGTATAAAGATCACCTCGATCTTAAAACCAAAGGGAAAGTTCAGCATCTGGATGAAACCAGGCATAACCTGTCAAAGGGGAGAGTTGTACTTTCTATTGGTATCCTGCTGGTACTGATCTTTTCGAAGTATTTTTATATGGCCAGTATGACCAGTTATTTTACTTTTTACCTGATTGATAAATTCCATATTTCGGTTCAGCAATCACAACTTTATCTCTTCGCTTTTTTAGCAGCAGTAGCTGCGGGGACTATGATAGGCGGGCCACTGGGAGATCGTTTTGGCAGAAAATATATTATCTGGATTTCTATTTTAGGGGTTGCCCCATTTACGCTTTTACTGCCTTATACGGGATTGTTTTTAACCGGGGTACTCGCTGTAGTGATCGGTGTAATTATTTCTTCTGCATTTTCAGCGATACTGGTTTATGCCACTGAGCTTATTCCTGGAAAAGTGGGGATGATTGCTGGTTTATTCTTTGGTTTTGCTTTTGGTATGGGCGGCGTAGGATCGGCTGTTTTAGGTAAACTGGCAGATTATACCAGTATAGGATACGTGTTTAAGGTTTGTGCATTCCTGCCGCTGATCGGAGTAATTACGGGGTTCCTGCCTAATATTGAAAAAAAGAAATAAGCTTAAATACATTCTGCAAAAAAGCGCGGGTTATTAGGATAACCCGCGCTTTTTTTGCAGAATACGGTAGGTCTCTTAAGCTGGACCATACATTTATGTAAATTCTGGATCACGCTATAAATATCCTGTCAGATTAATTTTATGCCATCAAAAGATGGATAACCTTAATTCAAAAA
This portion of the Pedobacter lusitanus genome encodes:
- a CDS encoding DUF2024 family protein, whose translation is MKAAVWDTYVKKKNGEIMHFDIIAPDHINDTALIFRYGKDYLETKGERGQELSTKECKFCHIENLAPAQEELIKRDGFFIIEMEGCNP
- a CDS encoding YggS family pyridoxal phosphate-dependent enzyme, whose amino-acid sequence is MQEIIENNLKIIHHRIERACLKAGRNPAEVKLLLATKTVPADRIRVALQAGEILIAENKVQELKEKYEDLKDIPHQAHFIGHLQTNKIKDVLKYVSCIQSVDRIELVQQLDKRLLAEGRTLDILVQVNTSYEESKFGLSPDQAMAFIKETARYDTLRIKGLMTIGLFDAEAEKVRPSFRLLRTLLEQIRQENILHEEKPELSMGMSGDLETAIEEGATIVRIGTAVFGARMYPDSYYWNES
- a CDS encoding type 1 glutamine amidotransferase translates to MRVHYFQHVAFEGLGCIETWLLEHGHTITVTRFYQEDPVLPDLNQIDALIILGGPMCVYDDYKYPWLQTEKAFIEDAITEKKKVLGICLGAQLIAIAMGTFVNTAPRKEIGWYPVYPVREGISWIADLFTDRPVVFHWHGDQFEVPYGGLNLLRSEGNQNQAFSYQDHVLALQFHAEVTAAAVTAMLTHGTEELIPVPFVQAELEILDGFEHLDQANELMYAILRNFI
- a CDS encoding CAP domain-containing protein; the encoded protein is MRNILFIILICCVTSVSCTKSKETPGDVPALSPAEKNNTATNLDNNLLLKLVNDVRTKGCDCKEQGGGITSMPPVPLVSWNNELAMIAKAHADDMESKNYFDHVDKEGKNPGDRMTAAGYLWSGYAENIAKGQRTETDVFNSWINSTQGHCKAIMSAGVKEMGAARTAGNNYYWTQLFGTRK
- a CDS encoding DUF4870 domain-containing protein, with product MENNFNVTKTDDGKTVAIISYLTIIGWLIAYFAMHKDKKTELGSFHLRQTLLLYIAGFVLQVVQRIILQITPSEIIYTIFNIVSLVLFILWIIGLIGAIQGTKKEIPLIGEKAQSMFPNI
- a CDS encoding M57 family metalloprotease → MKTKFCLSLVALLLGITVFISCKKNSKSDAPSTEQSSNLTKEEQSAIVKAGLSPVGAVKRNGGYLIEGDIFLTQEDLTAQQNYINELKTGLKTEQYRSTNIVTGLPKVINVKVDAGESQTVFTDATTEAVKRYNDLGLQLTFKLLDAQSTATADIVINGEDLGTITQGGKVYDVLGQSAGFPKNGKPATPIKLSNTYYNKDYKENALLATVIAHEIGHAIGFRHTDYANRNYSCDKDAYDNGDVWAEKKGLDGAVLIPGTPKGADPDSWMLACAGSSSRPFTANDIIALKALYPVVKK
- a CDS encoding nuclease A inhibitor family protein, which codes for MENQILSDLSEKTKDLLYFSESEAPVVVADLGQLPKDQLNAKLIELNSENPGTLKTIDHNEFFDYLVKRADPGDSYMVDNANKFTALHTYLKDNFSAIQVSRIEGGTTVPIIITAYRPDSSCVALSTYAIET
- a CDS encoding universal stress protein, with the translated sequence MMTIIAATDFSVLAENAVEYAAAIAKHKNAKLILFNSFEIPFHAANTLLPASSIQTLMIENEIRLLERSFALSYEYGIEVGHESAFSFIEDELKEVISKYEAELVVLGMTQKTLEQDLWGNTTSFAIKNLKLPVLAVPLHAKFEGTKKVLFACDVLRGLSKKALARIKEVAVDLDAQVEVFNVDQRLEVLRSEDTHSSVVNTLDDGLDGITYYYKNVKSVMVIREIEKEIKEFQADLLIMVPKKYGFWANIIHRSKTRVMASGLDIPLLSIPL
- a CDS encoding DUF6266 family protein is translated as MAILEPNLNRGFIGKVGNTVTYVLNGQVVKRTIGLCLKEPTINQLAVRQQTRIIAEFLNPVKEYINTGFELVALNTIKNQHNLAASYNRLNAITGTYPDQHIDFSRVLFSRGKLPVTRNINVKLTGNRLDFKWDATCMTEKMKSSDRVMLLAYLPDQKYAVYLAGGEERLEGAGHLIIPGYVKGMLLETYVSFIAADRKSISDSVYTGQIF
- a CDS encoding M57 family metalloprotease; this translates as MKRKNLLALVLTGALAVSMFACKKKDAAETTNKDEISKTTLSQISAMGFSTENARKVDGGYLVEGDIVLTDDNLAKKSNTPNLNIAETEQYRTTNLVKNLPRAITISVTNLPQVYSDAVDLMITRYNAQGLGLTFQRANTGTVGDIDVFGFNEGPSGGYITLGSSGFPTAAGDPFNQVKMNTNAAAYGANPNLLYVASVLQHEVGHCIGFRHTDYMNRAYSCGGKRANEGTAGVGAVLIPGTPSKADAESFMLACSNGGDRTFNANDLIALKYLYK
- a CDS encoding FadR/GntR family transcriptional regulator, translating into MMNTTNLISRKSLADEVAEKIQQQIAFGTYKVDEKLPIEPELMQAFGVGRSTIREAIKILTNCGLLRVQQGIGTFVENATGIKEPLSQRLKRADTKDLDEVRQLLEMKIAEKAALNRTKADLVKIQEWFKKRDKAAKHDLLEECIDADIQFHIAIAEASGNEILIDLYKSVAIHLRNWFLEVYKDTKPFKETSHQHKQLLKSIEAGDAKKAWNNSAKILGHISQ
- a CDS encoding MFS transporter, with amino-acid sequence METNTASIDSATTKGIIQKTIYPILFTISFTHLLNDMLQAVIPAVYPLFKTEFNLSFSQIGLITLTYQLTASLLQPFVGHFSDKKPKPYSLAVGMGFTLIGLLFVAMASSFGAILISVGFIGIGSSIFHPEASRVAHLASGGKKGLAQSIFQLGGNAGSAIGPLLAALIVIPYGQFYLIWFGIAAVLGILILIQIGKWYKDHLDLKTKGKVQHLDETRHNLSKGRVVLSIGILLVLIFSKYFYMASMTSYFTFYLIDKFHISVQQSQLYLFAFLAAVAAGTMIGGPLGDRFGRKYIIWISILGVAPFTLLLPYTGLFLTGVLAVVIGVIISSAFSAILVYATELIPGKVGMIAGLFFGFAFGMGGVGSAVLGKLADYTSIGYVFKVCAFLPLIGVITGFLPNIEKKK